Part of the Bacteroidales bacterium genome, TGCATTGGTTGACAGGCCCTTCAGATTATATTTCATCAGGCTTCCGGCTGTACAGAAACTATGACGGTGCAGGTGGCGCATTCGGTGACACCAGCATATTTGCTGCCACAAGCGATAAGGTGAACAGTTCGGTATATGCCTCTGTTACGGGCCCGGCCGACAGTTCCCTGCATATTGTTGTAATCAACAAGAGCACTGCTTCTTCCATATCGGGTACTTTTTCCATTACAGCCGAAACCACTTACCCGGCCTGTAAAATATGGGGAATAAACAAAAACAGCACTTCCCTTTATTATGCCGGTTCGTATGCGCTGACGGGCAACAGTTTTACCATCACCATTCCTGCGCTCACGGCCTATCATATCGTGCTGGATCCTGGTTTTGAAGTGAGCAGCCAGTTTTACAATACCGGAAACAGTCTGCGCATCTATCCTGTTCCCGCCACCGGTGAAGTGTACATTGAAATGCCGGCCAATGTGCGCTTTATCAGGTCAGCCCGACTGATTTCCCCTGTCGGACGTATCTGCTTTCTTACCAGTGATATGTTTACTGCCGATCAAAACAGAATTGTTCTTCAAACCGAAAAAATCAACCTGCCTTCGGGAATGTATATTGTTGATTTTGACACCCCTGATGGCAGACTGAAGGGAAAACTGCTCCTGCAGAAAAAATAAGGGAATTCTTTTTGTAAGTTTGCCCGGCGCCAAGGGATTGTTTTTGTTTATGAAACCCGCATATTTTGCGAACAAAAAAACCATTGCCTATAATTTTATCAAACATGGTGTTCCATTAAAGTTTAAAAATCTTTATGTGATGAAGAAATCGTTTTCTTTTTTTCCGGGTAGTAAAGGTATTTTCTTGCTTCTGCCTGTTCTTTCCGGATTAGTCTTTTCCTGCAACCATAAGCAGGAGGAAATCAGGGTGATGACGTTCAATATCCGGCTTGATACTCCGGCTGATTCAATGAACAACTGGAAGTACCGCAGGGAAAATGCGGCCCGGATGATTCGTTTTTATGATGTGGATCTGCTGGGTACCCAGGAGGTTCTGCACAATCAGCTTCAGGACCTGCTGAATCTTCTGCCGGAATATGGTTATATAGGAGCTGGCCGGAAGGACGGAAAAACAGAAGGGGAGTACAGTGCCCTTTTTTTCCGGAAATGCCGCTTTGATCTGCTGAAGACCGGAAATTTCTGGCTGAGCCAAACGCCGGAGGTTCCGGGTTCCATGGGCTGGGATGCGGCCTGTGAACGTATGGTAACCTGGGGCATTTTTAAGGACAGGGCGAATGGAAAGAAATTTGCCGCTTTCAATACCCATTTTGATCATATGGGAAAGGTCGCCCGCCTGAACAGTGCTCTGCTTCTGAAAGACCGTATCAGCCAGATTGCAGGGAATATGCCGGTCATTCTTACCGGCGATTTTAACGATACCGAAAGTTCGGAGCCCATACAGAAACTGCTGGAAGGGGGGAAGCTGAAAGATACCAGACGATCGGCCGCACTCGTTTACGGGCCGGAATGGACTTTTCACGGATTTGGCCGGGTGCCTTTACCTGAAAGGGAACGGATTGATTTTATTTTCGTTTCTCCTTCTGCAGAAGTCAATGCCTGTGCTTCCCTCGCCGAGGTGTGCGATACGCTTTATCTGTCGGATCACAATCCCGTCCTGGCAAAGGTTGTTCTGCCCTGAAGCCGTTAATGGGCAGTTCTCAGGAAGCTGTGACTTTTTCGAGCCTGCGGAGAACCGAGAAAATAAAGCCGGCTGACAGTAGGCAGCAAACTACCAGCACACTCCAGAAAACCCACAGAGGCACAACTGCCCATAGCAGACCTACGATGCCTACAGCATAGTTTCCGATGGCTGTGGCGGCAAACCATGCGCCCTGCATGGATCCCTTCAGATGGGGCGGAGCAACTTTTGATACGAAGGAAATACCTATAGGACTCAGAAACAACTCAGCCACCGTGAGCATAAAATACGTCGAGATGAGGTAATAGGGCGAAAGCAATACATTCTCAGGCGCTCTGACTTCTCCCAGTTCTTTCGGGCTGTATCCGATCAGTTTGAAAGAGCCTATTACCAGAATCATAAAGCCTGCGGCGGTAATCAGCATACCTATTCCGATTTTCCGTGGAGAGGAGGGTTCTTTTCCCCTGCTGTTCAGTGAACTGAACAAACCAACCACTACCGGTGTAAGGGCTACAATGAAAAACGGATTGAAGTGCTGGAACTTCTGGGGTGTGAATTCGTTGGTATCACTATAAGTAAGAAAACGCTGATAGGCAAGAAATCCGAAAATCAGTGCGCCTGCCAGGCCAAAGAGCCTGTACTGCAGGGAACTTTTCTTCCGCAGGGCAAAGTAAAGGCTCACTACGGTGAGAAAGACCGGCAGAAGACCAAACAGGTCGAACCACAGATTGGTCCATTTGTCAATGTGGTCAACGGTATAATCACGGGCAAAGATGGTCATGGCAGCTCCGTTCTGATGAAAGGCCATCCAGAAGAATATCACCACAAAATAGACTAACCCAAGGGCAACAAGCCTTTCCCTGATCTGTTCCCTGGAAAGGGTAACCACCTGATCCTGGTGTGCGGCACTTTTGGCTTTTTCCCGTTCGGTCATGTCGGCCGACCGGTAGTATTTTCTGAAACCCCAGAATATAAGCATCGAAGCAATCAGGCTGATGCAGGCCACCCCGAAAGCATAGTGGTACGAGGTGCTGAGGGAATTCAGGTAGTAACGGGCAAATTCGGTCAGATTCTGCATATGAACCGGCTGTGCGGCGGCCAGTTCACTCAGCCGGTCTTGCACCGAAGTGTCTCCGTTGAGGAACTTGTGCGCCAGAGCCGGAATGTCGGCTTTATAAAAAAGATCGTGCTTTTTCAGGATGGCATTGCTGATGTATTCGGCTGCGGTGGGGGCAAACATGGCACCAATGTTGATGCCCATATAGAAGATGTTGAAGGCATTGTCTCGTTTACCGCTGTATTGGGGGTTATCGTAAAGGTTCCCCACCAGTGCCTGCAGGTTTCCCTTGAACAATCCCGTGCCGGCAGCAATGATAGCCAGTGCAGCCAGTACGAGCGAAAGCCCTGTATTGATATCGGTAGGTATGGCCAGCAGGAAATAGCCTGCAAACATAACGATGAGGCCCAGGCTGATAGTTCTTCCGTAGCCCAGAACCCTGTCGGCCAGAATTCCGCCAAAAAGCGGCAGGAAATAAACGGCTGCCAGAAAAATTGAATAGATTTGCAGGGCGGTACTGCTGGAGAACCCATATTTGGCCTGAAGAAACAAAGTAAAAATGGCAATCATGGTATAGTATCCGAAACGTTCGCCCATATTGGCGAAGAAGGCGACAAACAGCCCTTTTGGATGCCCGTTGAACATATGATTTTCAGTTATTGGTACAACAATACAAGGCTTTGCGGACAAATATAAGGAAATCTTTTGCATCCGCTCAATAACCTGAACTATCCTGACCCATACCCGGCGCAAACCTTAAATCCAGAAACCGAAACAATAAATTGCTTACCTTGTATAAAATTTGATCCGCCTATGAATTCTTCTTTCTGCCGGATTGTGCTCATCGGTTCAGGCAATGTGGCTACCAGGCTGGGAAAAGCTTTCCGTTCAGCCGGGCATTCCGTTCTTCAGGTATGGTCCAGAAACAGGGAGCATGCTGAAGTGCTGGCCAGGGAACTGGGTGCTGAAGCATTGCGGCATCCGGATGCGATCGAAGCAACGGCCGACCTGGTGCTTGTGGCAGTGAGCGATT contains:
- a CDS encoding endonuclease/exonuclease/phosphatase family protein — translated: MKKSFSFFPGSKGIFLLLPVLSGLVFSCNHKQEEIRVMTFNIRLDTPADSMNNWKYRRENAARMIRFYDVDLLGTQEVLHNQLQDLLNLLPEYGYIGAGRKDGKTEGEYSALFFRKCRFDLLKTGNFWLSQTPEVPGSMGWDAACERMVTWGIFKDRANGKKFAAFNTHFDHMGKVARLNSALLLKDRISQIAGNMPVILTGDFNDTESSEPIQKLLEGGKLKDTRRSAALVYGPEWTFHGFGRVPLPERERIDFIFVSPSAEVNACASLAEVCDTLYLSDHNPVLAKVVLP
- a CDS encoding peptide MFS transporter; its protein translation is MFNGHPKGLFVAFFANMGERFGYYTMIAIFTLFLQAKYGFSSSTALQIYSIFLAAVYFLPLFGGILADRVLGYGRTISLGLIVMFAGYFLLAIPTDINTGLSLVLAALAIIAAGTGLFKGNLQALVGNLYDNPQYSGKRDNAFNIFYMGINIGAMFAPTAAEYISNAILKKHDLFYKADIPALAHKFLNGDTSVQDRLSELAAAQPVHMQNLTEFARYYLNSLSTSYHYAFGVACISLIASMLIFWGFRKYYRSADMTEREKAKSAAHQDQVVTLSREQIRERLVALGLVYFVVIFFWMAFHQNGAAMTIFARDYTVDHIDKWTNLWFDLFGLLPVFLTVVSLYFALRKKSSLQYRLFGLAGALIFGFLAYQRFLTYSDTNEFTPQKFQHFNPFFIVALTPVVVGLFSSLNSRGKEPSSPRKIGIGMLITAAGFMILVIGSFKLIGYSPKELGEVRAPENVLLSPYYLISTYFMLTVAELFLSPIGISFVSKVAPPHLKGSMQGAWFAATAIGNYAVGIVGLLWAVVPLWVFWSVLVVCCLLSAGFIFSVLRRLEKVTAS